GCCTCGACTTCGAGGCCGGCGACGACGTCATGCTGAACCTCGGGCCCGACGCCCACCCCCAGGACGTGCTCGTCACCGGCCCCGACGGCAAGACCACCGAGCGGACGTCGCCCCCGCCCGCCGGCGAGCCCCTGAAGCTCACCGCGCCCCAGCTCCTCGGCCAGTGGACGGTGGCCGCCGTCGGCCCCGGCGACAAGAAGGCGCTCATGGGTTTCAGCCTCAACCCGCCCCGCGCCGAGAGCCAGTTCGTCGACCTGGACAAGGCCGACCTCGACGCCCTCTTCGGCAAGGAGGGCTACGCCCTGGCCGGCGACGACAAGGCGCTCCAGAAGGTCACCGAGCTGATCCGCGTGGGCCACGAGATCTTCCCCTGGCTGATGTTCCTGATCCTGATCCTCGTCACAGCCGAGAACTACCTGGCCAACACGTTCTACAAGGAGGCCACGGGCCCGACGATCACGCCCACCGGGTCTTCGGCCCCGGCCCCGGCCGCCGCCTGAGCATCCGGGCTCGGCCGTCCGACGCATGGGGTTTTTCCGGCCGGCTCGGGGGCACGCCAGTGGGGCCGAAAGAAAGGCAGTTTGCTCTGTAGAAAACCAGTGAACCGGCGTCGACTTCGGGGGTGTAGAATTGAGATGTGAACACGAGCAAGTCCCCCCGCCACATCCTGCAAACGGCCTATGGAGGGGGCCCGCGCCGCGTTGCCGGACCCATCGACACAAGTCCAGCCCTGAGAAGTTCACGCACATTCTACCGCCGGGCTTCATCGCACGGCGCAGGCGGAGAGTAGGGCATTTTGACCGTATTAATCAAGCGAAAGTTGATGTCGCGAGCTCGGTCGAGCGGAAAGGGCCGAATTCCGATGTGTTCCTGCGTCGAACTTACCTGAGGTCAGAATGGAGAATCTTACTTCTTGGCAGAGCGATCTACCGTCAAGACTGGATCAAGCCAGACAGGGACGAATTCCTCACCGCCTCTAGGTACAGCTCGTAACCGTAGATGGTGAACCCCGCTCACGTCGACTTCGAATGCGATCGGTTCGTCGAACTTGGTTACCGGCGGCGATTCCCAGAGCAAGCGGTCGCCGGAGAGAACCTGGAAAACCAAAGGCCCAGGAGGCTTCTCCCATTTTTCGTCGGGCATGCGGCACAATGCAACTGAACCTTTGAATTGGTTCGCGTTGCCGTTAATCGCATATGTAACTTCGCCGTCACCCGAAAAAAGCCGGGTTGCGATACCGCGAATCCGCAGCCCATTCATGAGGATCGGTCGCCGTTGTCGGGAAGGTAATTCAATCATGCCGTTGTTCGAGAACCAGGATTCCGGACCAGTGAGCCCTTCATACGGAATCGCGCGTAGATCAAGACCGTCTTTTGACTCGACCTTCCGTTTGACGAATTGATTTAGCTTTTTGAACTTTTTCTGCCTGCGATTTACACCCTGGACGTCTTCGAGTACGAACCATCCTTCTGGGCCAAATAGAGTTATGTCGACCTCGTCTATTCCGGCCGCCATACCCGTTGAGAAGCCCAACGGGATTGAGACGACTTCACCCGACTTGAAGGGCGGAAGCACGAAAACGCCCGTGGTTGAAGCGTCGACCATCTCTTGACGCGGCATCCTCGGCCCTCTCGTCGTGACTTGCACGAGAGAGTCCGAGACATCCCGATCGCTATTGGACAGCCTGAGCACGACCTCCTTGTTTCTATCGATCACAACGAATTCGCACTTTAGCCACTGAACTCTTCTGTTCCTGCTGGCAATTTTTTCCATACTGTTTGATATCGACTTGTTCACGACGCGACCTGCGGCATAACAGCGTTCAGCGTGAGAGCGTTCCATCGACTGCATTTCCCTGACCGCCTCCTGCTGCGCACGTGAATTCGCAACTGCGATTGCCTGTGCTTGGGCGCTGCGGCCGATTTCTCGATTCATGGTTGACATCATATTCTTTACGAATGCATCAGGCTCCATACCAAAGGCTGTGGAGACCAAATTCTCAAGCATGGCACCTCTTACATTGTTGACCATCTGTAGATCAGGCCCGGCACCATTGTATGCAACATTATTAGCCTGTAGGTACAAATTCATGTATCGCGTCAACTCGTCCGGCGACGCGAATGCGTCGTCGTTCGCCTTGATTATGGCATTAAGATCCTGACGGAGCGGGTCCTTTGCTTCCGAGACGAGCTGAGGCATGATTCGAAAATCAGGCGGCTTTCGCTCGAATCGATCGTCGATCTTCGCCCGCATGCCTAGCATCGTGAAAAACTGCCGCTCCTGAGGCGTGAGCCAATCTGGCGGATCGGCCGCGAAAGAGAGGCTTGAGGCTGACGAACAGAGGGCAACGAAGCAGGCAAAACGTATTACACTTAAACTCATATATTGATTCCATAAATGTTTCACTGGTGGGCTGAATTCCCCATCAAGGCTTGATGAGCGATCGTGCCCCCCTGGGAAACAGTGAGCGGAGCCGGTGGACCGGCTGGTAGCAATTTCGCACCCGCCGAAGCATCTTAACCGCAACGGCACAAAGCGAGCCATTGTAAATCAGGATGGCCCAACACGGATTCCGGGGTCATGGGGCGTCTGGTCATCCGATTCGCTAAGATCGAACGTCTTGGACGGGCTTGACCGCCGCCGCGATCGGATTCTCGAGCCGCCGCATCCTGGTGAACACCCAGGACTTTCTCGTCGACTCCAAGTCAGTTCGTTCGCGTGTCGGGGGTCGCCTTCGCCGTCACGTACGTCGCCCTGGTCGGCGTCCATGCACTCTGGAAGGTGTTCTCGCCGCCCCAATCCGACCGTCTGCCCTGGGCCGAAGTCGTCTACGGGCCGGCGATCACGGTCGTCTCAAGCTCCCTGCTGTTTTTCGGGTCGGTCTGGCTCGAGCTTCTCATCCGGTCTCGTCGAGATGCGAGGCGACGAGGTCGGCCGCTCGGCCCGGCCGGCCCGCCCTGGACGCGGCGCGGCCCTCGATGAGACAATCGTCCCAGGGCGTTCGCCCGTCCGGACGCCTCCCCCGCTCACCCATCAGCAGGTCCCCCCGACGCCATGGACTCAGGATTCAGCGTCAGCCTCAACCCGATCGCCCCGTGGCCGTTCCTCGTCGTGGCGTCGGCGGCCGTCGTCGGCCTGACGATCGCGGCCTACGCGCGCAAGCTCCGCGGCCCTGGCGCGAGCTGGCGGTGGGTCGCCCTGGGGCTGCGGCTGTTCGCGCTCCTGCTCTGCCTGCTGGCGGCCCTGCGGCCGTCGGTGATCCTCCAGGAGAAGAAGAAGCAGGCGGCGTCGATCGTGTTCCTGCTCGATTCGAGCACGAGCATGAAGATCCAGGACGAGGCCAACAGCACGGCCCGCTGGAAGTCGGCCCGCGAGGCCCTGAAGGCCGGCGTCGAGGCCGCGAAGAAGCTCAGCGGCGACCTGGAGGTCAAGGCCTACGGCTTCGACTCCGCCGTCCGCGACCTCAACCTCGACGAGGAGGCCGCCGCGCCCCCCGAGCCCGACGGCCGCGAGACCCAGCTCGGCTCGGCCCTGCTGGAGATCGACAAGAGGCAGGCGCAGGGGGCCCGACGGATCGCCCGCCTGGTCGTCCTGTCCGACTTCGGCTCGAACAACGGAACCAACCCGCTGGTCGCCGCGCGGCGGTACCGCGACCAGCAGACGCCGGTCTCCACGGTCGTCTTCGGCACCCAGGGCGCGGGGGCCGGCTCGCGCGACGTCGCGGTCCGCGAGATCACCGCCGGCCCGACGGTCTTCGTCAAGAACAAGCTCGAAGTCCGCGGCGCGCTCTCGGCGCGGGGGTTCGGCGGCCAGACGCTCGACGTCGAGCTGTTCGTCGAGGACCAGCCCACGGCCGTCGCCAAGGCCCAGGTCAAGGTCCCCGACGGGGCCGACTCGGTCCCCATCACGGGCCTGAACTACATCCCCCAGACGCCCGGCGAGAAGAAGGTGACGCTCAAGGTCGCCCCCCGCGAGGGCGAGCTGGTGCTCTCGAACAACGAGATCAGCACCTTCGTCACCGTCCTCAGCGGCGGCCTGAACGTGCTGTTCGTTCAGGGGCCGAACTTCACCTGGGATTACAAGTACCTGATGAACTCGATCGGCACCTCCCCCGACATCGAGGTCAAGGGGGCCCTGATCCGCAAGCCGGCCGTCGGCGACAAGGGGGAGCTCGACGACGACGAGTTCACGCCGGGCCGGTACGACGTCTACGTCGTCAGCGACATGCCGGCCGACTTCCTGACCCCCAGGCAGCACCACCTGCTGGCCGACGCGATCAAGAAGGGCGCGGCGGGGATGATCATGCTCGGCGGCCGCAACAGCTTCGGCCCCGGCGGCTGGGGCCGGACCGAGATCGCCGACGTCCTCCCCGTCGAGGTCCATCCCGGCGACGGCCAGATCGAGCCGCCCGGCGGCGTGCAGTTCAAGCCCAACGCGATCGGCCTGAACAGCTACCTGCTGCAGATCGGCTCGGACCCCGCCAACACCGCCAGGCTCTGGGAGGCGCTGAAGCCGGTGCAGGGGACGAACCGGTTCGGCGAGCCCAAGCGCGGGGCCGAGATCCTGGGCACGGCCAACGGCGTCGACGCCGAGCCGATGATGCTCTCGATCGAGACCGGCCGCGGCCGAACGATCGCCTACGGCGGCGACACCTGGGTCTGGGCCCGCACCGAGCTGGGCCGCCCCGCCCACCGCAAATTCTGGCGGCAGGTCGTCTTCTGGCTCTCGCACAAGGAGAACCAGGGGAGCGACCAGATCAAGCTGAGCATCGACCGCCGCCGCGCCGCCGTGGGCCAGTCCGTCGAGATGACCATCGCCGGCCGCGACGCCAAGGGGGGCCCGCTCAAGGACGTCGACTACGACGTCAAGGTCGAGCGCGAGGGCGAAGGGGCCGAGGCGACGAGCGAGGCCGTCGAGGACTACATCCGCGGCGACGAGTCGCTGGCCTCGTACCCCGCCCGCGGCAAGCCCGGCGACTACAAGGTCACGGTCATCGGCCGCCGCAACGGCCAGGAGGTCGGCCGCGACACCGCGCGGTTCCTGGTCTACCAGGACGACCGCGAGCTGGAGAACCCCTCGGCCGACCCCGAGCTGGCCCGCCAGATCGCCGAGATCACCGCCGGCGAGCCCGTCCCCCCCGAGCAGCTCGCCAAGCACCTCGCCGGCCTCGACAAGGCCGCCTTCACCGAGTACGTCAGCCCCACCGAGCACCGCGTCTGGGACAACTGGCCCTTCTTCCTCCTCTTCACCCTCTGCCTGACCCTCGAATGGTGGCTCCGCAAGCGCCACGGCTGGGTGTGAGGGAGGGGCTCGCCGACGTACGTCGAGGCGCTACTCATGAAGACGTTGGTCGATCGATTAGACGCGTGGCTCCGAAACTACCGGCCGCGGTATCATCAGCAGCTCCTCCCCGGGCGGACGGAATCTGAACTCGACGCGTTTGAAGACTCGCTCGGGTTCGGGGTCCCGCAGTCATTCAAGGATCTCTATTTATGGCGAAACGGGCAGCGTTCGGATTGCTCGGACGCTTTCCAGTACAACACGATGTTCCGAAGCCTGGAGGATGCGGCTGAGAGCCGGACCATCATGAACGAGCTGCTGGAGAGCGGCGGCTTCGAGGGGGAGAAT
The DNA window shown above is from Paludisphaera mucosa and carries:
- a CDS encoding glutamine amidotransferase translates to MDSGFSVSLNPIAPWPFLVVASAAVVGLTIAAYARKLRGPGASWRWVALGLRLFALLLCLLAALRPSVILQEKKKQAASIVFLLDSSTSMKIQDEANSTARWKSAREALKAGVEAAKKLSGDLEVKAYGFDSAVRDLNLDEEAAAPPEPDGRETQLGSALLEIDKRQAQGARRIARLVVLSDFGSNNGTNPLVAARRYRDQQTPVSTVVFGTQGAGAGSRDVAVREITAGPTVFVKNKLEVRGALSARGFGGQTLDVELFVEDQPTAVAKAQVKVPDGADSVPITGLNYIPQTPGEKKVTLKVAPREGELVLSNNEISTFVTVLSGGLNVLFVQGPNFTWDYKYLMNSIGTSPDIEVKGALIRKPAVGDKGELDDDEFTPGRYDVYVVSDMPADFLTPRQHHLLADAIKKGAAGMIMLGGRNSFGPGGWGRTEIADVLPVEVHPGDGQIEPPGGVQFKPNAIGLNSYLLQIGSDPANTARLWEALKPVQGTNRFGEPKRGAEILGTANGVDAEPMMLSIETGRGRTIAYGGDTWVWARTELGRPAHRKFWRQVVFWLSHKENQGSDQIKLSIDRRRAAVGQSVEMTIAGRDAKGGPLKDVDYDVKVEREGEGAEATSEAVEDYIRGDESLASYPARGKPGDYKVTVIGRRNGQEVGRDTARFLVYQDDRELENPSADPELARQIAEITAGEPVPPEQLAKHLAGLDKAAFTEYVSPTEHRVWDNWPFFLLFTLCLTLEWWLRKRHGWV
- a CDS encoding NPCBM/NEW2 domain-containing protein: MRAKIDDRFERKPPDFRIMPQLVSEAKDPLRQDLNAIIKANDDAFASPDELTRYMNLYLQANNVAYNGAGPDLQMVNNVRGAMLENLVSTAFGMEPDAFVKNMMSTMNREIGRSAQAQAIAVANSRAQQEAVREMQSMERSHAERCYAAGRVVNKSISNSMEKIASRNRRVQWLKCEFVVIDRNKEVVLRLSNSDRDVSDSLVQVTTRGPRMPRQEMVDASTTGVFVLPPFKSGEVVSIPLGFSTGMAAGIDEVDITLFGPEGWFVLEDVQGVNRRQKKFKKLNQFVKRKVESKDGLDLRAIPYEGLTGPESWFSNNGMIELPSRQRRPILMNGLRIRGIATRLFSGDGEVTYAINGNANQFKGSVALCRMPDEKWEKPPGPLVFQVLSGDRLLWESPPVTKFDEPIAFEVDVSGVHHLRLRAVPRGGEEFVPVWLDPVLTVDRSAKK